The segment CTGGCCTATAAAGTCTTCCTGTTCTAAAATAGATTGACCCATATGTTGGCTTAGAGGCCTTTTTAGGCCCTATACAACCTCATCCATCTGTGCCAGAGGCATATGGTGACAACCTCATGCTGACAAAAGGTCAACTCTAGACAAGTCATTAAGTAGATGACTGTCTCTTTGCAGGTTAGACAAAATATTTGGCTTATTTACTACACTAATGAGGAATGTCCGTAGTGATTTGTACTGCAGGTAAAAAGAGTCATCATTTACATACCGACTTAATTTGCAGAACCTGTTTTAAATCACAGGTCAACTGTGACACAAGACCAGTTGCTTTTGAAGAGGTAAGATTAACTGCCCTTTAAGGCTTATGTTACACTAATGTAGTGCAATTTTAGCTCACtggcatgatttttttttttaatctgaaaatTATTGCGTAACTCTGAGAAGAATGTTCAACTCTTATCAGTCTCTCTGGTGCGTAGGGGAAAGCCTTCTCAAGGGCAAGTTATGAGAGGTAGTTGCTGTATCATAGTCACAATAGACATCGATATCCGTCTTAATGTAGAAGAGAGTAGCATAGATTTAAAAGGCCAACAACCAAAATGTCCTAATACAAACACAGGTCAAATCCAGCTTTATTCTATGCACATTCATTACTTACTAAACTACAgctaaaaacagcacaaattaAACTTAACAATAAAAGCAAGTACAAAATTTGTGAAGGTGTAACTTGGGGGAATTAGACTTGAATATTAAATGaggaaatgattaaataatgatGAATTTTTTGAAAAGGaccagatttatttatttatttagatcaTACATACATTGTTACATAAGGATAAGCAATACAATAGATGTAATGCTTGTGGGCATCTAGCTAAAGCTAATTTGAAGCCCCTGTCCCTGGTAAGGCTCTTAAATCTACAGTAGGTTTAAAACAGCCACACAaaaatgtgtacatgtgtatgtgcatgtgtctgtgtgtttattgtacATGACTGTGTATACATTTGAATACACTGTAGATGTGACAGCATATCTATGAGAgtaataacatacagtatagaaCAATGTATAGATGTGACAAGtgaattcattttatttatttcagtgttcacgtttttgttgttgtttaagcCTTTGTGTCACTTGTGTAGTGAAAACCTTATATTCTTATTATATCTGGGGCAAGAAAACTTCAATTACTGTTTTTatgaatggtaaatggtaaatggactgtgcctttctagtcttccaacaGCTCAGAGCGCTTTTACACTGCAAGccacattcactcattcacacacacattcatacgctgatggcacagccattaGGAGCAATAGGGGGTTCAGAATCTTGCCCGAGGGCACTCTGACATGCGAACTGGAGGAGCCAAGAATCGAACtgccgatcttccaattagtggacgacccactctacttttttttacaggttttcTCTTGGCcatcaaattatatttttgaataATTAGCCAATGGTGTCCTTTCATTGGTCTCTAATCCATCATCTTAACGGTTTGTTTGTAAAGTGACATTAGGCTTGATTACTGGTTGGGAGGCCTGGCACCAGATAATCACACAGTAGGATATAGGTGATTAAAATCATGgcatgcatatatatacatttgAGGTGTTTTGAGAGAGATACATGGtcttataaaacaaaaagtttaaattgGTTTAGATAGTCTTGGACAATTTCTTAATATATGCATCAAATTTAAGTTGAAAGTCCCAAATGACACCAAGGTACTTCCTCAATTTTCTTTGGGCGAATATTGACCATAAATCTATCcaacatttttctcttaaatGAAAAGCACATTGAGAACGTTACAAAGCAGCTACTGGGAGACACAGACTACGTGCCTATTAAGATTTCTGCAACCTGCTGAGGAGTTTCTGCTGTTACATAAATGATTGTGTTATTTGCATAAATGTGACACCCATATAAGCAGAAGAGCAAAGGACCCAATATTGAGCTTTGTGGTACACCCAATTGGCAATTTGGAAATTGTGATTTCACACAGTTAATTTTAACACAACACTGTCTACACTCCAAGTATAATGTAAGCCAGGTATTGTACACGAGGGGCAATTCGCAGAGGGACGCAGGGTAGTACAATTAACAAGTAACACAATACaggaaaaagttaaaaatacataaaaataagcTGCATACATTTTGATACTAGTATAATCCTAATAATAGTACAATAaaagtataatgtagtatacaatactactactacaatactactCGTAATACTACTATATGTATTGATGGGTAGCTGTATAATATATTGATATAATTACATTAAATCCATGCCCAAAAAAGCTTAGCTTTGGTATGACAGCGATGGACAGTAATGTTTGGTGTTCAGTCATGGTCTGGCATTGTCCAGGTGAAATACATAGAAGCTACAACtagataataaaaaacattaaatagaTAATTCATGTGCAGacatacattttgattttgtggCTGCAGCTTTAAGTTTTTCTTTGATTATACTGTAGTTTGGTTAGTTGTGGCTTTCCTTTGTATTGGAATATAGCAGTTTGAAGGCACAGACCAGACAGTCAGTATTAGCAAGAGCAACTACACACAGAGCAGCCATGTGCATGTCATATTCTTTGTATATGTTGTTGTGGTTTGGAGCTTGAATTGCTATGTTAGTCATACCATATGTTGCTCACTCATTAACTTTGTAAAAGTATGatatctttgttttgatttctaCTGTTTTTTGAGATGAACGCATTTGTTTATTAGGATCGTTTTAAGCTCAAAGCCATTCTCCTAGCTACACAACAgacagaggcacacacacaacatatatcCCCTTTTCACCACGCAATGACTTTTTCATATAACTTGTctcaaagaaacaaacaaatatgtacAATATACATATGCAGTGAAAGAAAAGGTTAAGAATGTGAAATACCTCATTAGCAACTATTAGCAGTTTGTTAGCAGGTCAGAATAAGACAACTATAACTCGCAATTTCTATACACAATTATTAAGATCATATAAAATGTAGGCTAgcaacaaaaggaaaaacaaagggTTACAATCCATTCTGCAACATTGGCTGTAATGCAACTCCGTGTCTGTTTTCATCACATTCTGTCTCACTTTCAGCTTCCTCGTTGAGGTTCTGTGTGACATCCACTGGTGATACAGTAACATTACGTTTCACTTTGAAAAGGTCCCACCTCTCAGGCAACAGGCCATGGTTGAACATGAACAAAGCCAGAAAGGAAAAAACTAAGATGGTTACCAAAGTGCAGAACATGGAGACTGTCCTGACAGGGGATTTTTGGATATAGATGCCATCTTCCAGTGTGCAACCAGGAAGATGAAGAACAACAGGGAGACCTACAGCATTTTCTCCCAACAAAATCCTTACAGTCAGCCCTGTGATGTAACCCACTGTGGCACCGTAGCCATTTGTCACTTTAAAGAAGAGCAAAGAGACCAAATGGGGGAATATAAGAGTGTAGGAAACATCTGCTCCAAGAATCCAGAGGACCAGGGTGCTGTTGGTGTAGAATGTTATGGATGTCCCAACCagacccaccaccaccactgtgACTCGAATCACCCATTGCATTTCATAGTCTGATGCCTAGGGACATGGAGCCATACAAATGGAGAcactttattattcattaatttacctatgctttttaaaaagatctgttttctttagtttttttctttgatacCAAATGGAAATTGACAGGGAAACCACTGAATTGGCCCATGAGCCCCCATCATGAACATCTTGTACTCCTTACCTGTTTACGCAGGATGTTTTTGTAGATGtttgaagagaaaacagaggtTGCAGACAACAGGGCAGAGTCAATGGATGACATGACTGCAGCGGCCACAGCTCCGATTCCAATGATTGAGATGTAAGACGGAGTGAGGTATTGTAGGGTCAGGGGCAGGACCAAACTCTGTTCACCACGCATATATGGAGCTGGAGAACCATAGAGAGTCAGGTTCCAGTCTGGACAAGAGAAATAACAGGTTAGCACAGCACTCATACAGAAACCTGGGCTCTATTCTTCAGTGAAGGAGGATGAGTGATCAGATAGTTTATGCTAAATACTACATACATTCTGTAGTCCCAGAATCATCCCCATTTATTTACCTGTTTGAAGCACTGATCTGATCAACAGTACATTCATCACCACTGCACTTCAGCAAATAGGCTAATCCTTACCAGACAGGTATTTGTCATAACCCTCCATTAtcaatggaaaagaaaaaacactgtacAGACTTTCAAGTACTTTCCTTTTATTCAAAGATTATGCTATAGGTTAATgtatttttcactgtaaacaggTGCCTGTTGGAGAGTGGGAGTGAACGAAATTAAAAAGCACCATGGAGCTGAGGGGATAACTCTCTGCAGGTTCATCACTGAGCAACTCCCTTCATGTCAGAAATAGACATTTGATTGattgtggagtttttgaccttTAGCACAgctatggagcagttttttttatgagtgggtccctGTTTTCCTTGGCTGACATGATACACAGCcctgccaatggtttcacactattccaatAATCTACATGTGGCAGATATGTGCCAAGATTCATAGCATTGGGCCACCAAAGGCAGGGAAAAAGAACCCTGCAAGCTAGTGAACATGGATGTAcacaatgcaggtttaaaacttttaagaaacatttgcaaatgctTTATGAGGAAGCAAATGCATTCAGCACATTTGTTAGATAAACATAGTGTGTTATGGTGAGCAACACTGAACTGAATAACTGTTGTTTGTTAACCATTCAACAAACAATATTATCTATTTTTCCTTAAAGCATAATCTGTAATAGATGACTATTTAGGAAGTAtcaagtacaaaagtattaaaatgtgAGTGTTATTAGCAGGGCTGATTACTGGTGTGACAAGGATATCTGTTTATCACAGAGTTGTCAAGAAATAAGCACTGAGTATTCTATAGTAAATCAGCAAAACAGAAAGGCCAGAAATGAGTGCTATCTTGTCAAATGAGAGTTTGGCACCAACACAGCAACATGAATCTGTGTTTGTATTGCTAGGGGAAGCCCCAAGGGGATGAAATGTCTTACCTTCCGCACTGCTTAAAATAAGCCTTTGTCACATTAACTCTTGGTAATGTACAGAGGGCACATGTAGGCTTAGGAAGGCAACTAGCCAAGAAGAGCAGTTTCTCTGACATATTGCAAAACAGCTGACAATTAGGCCAAAGAACACCAATTGCTCCCGTCCATGATCTTTATTAAAGATCTGTCACCTATAACATAATTCCCACCTGTGGAAGCGGCAACAGCTCCAACCAAGACAGGGGGAATTCCCAGTATGGCAATGACAATTGCAGCAGCAAAGCAGGTCAACTGAGCTGTTACTGATGAGGAGGCAGACAGCGTCCTCTGGTGGAAGGTCTGAAATGAAACACTACCGAGACCCTAGTAAAAAGAGcagaaggggaggaggaagatgcATAATGATGACAAGAAAAAATGAGAATATACAGATACTTCTCGGTTAGACTGAAGGAAATTTTCTGTGAATAAGATCAGGGAGAAACAAGATCatacaaactgaaatatttgttCTCAGTACACTTTATCCTATTTAAGGGCAAAAGGCAGGACAACACTCTAGAAAGGTCCCACACTGGAAATCAAAACTCTCCAGTTCAACCTACTGTCTTTGAAACAGATAAAGTAGATTAACCACAGGGGAACAGAGAAACTTAGGGCTGACATTCAGAccacagttttttaaaatgctatatacagtgccagtcaaatgtttggacacaccttctcattcccttgaatgagaaactgtgtcaaacaaaacattttagtgtattaaaaaatgacttaaacttCTAAAGCATTATGAAacttatttgtctttgtttctgaAACATCTTTGTCTACTGACTTTAGCCTATTTTGATGGTGTTCACAGACAGCTAatgtctgtttactgtgtttctgcCTATTTTAACCACACAAGCACAACAACAAGTGCACAGTGTTAGTTCTTGGGCTCAGGGATTATGTGGGTGTCTCCAAGTGCACTATTTTGGTTCCTGCATGCGCAGCAGCACGGAGCAAAAGGGCTGGGTGAAGTGGAAAAGTGTTCAGCaggtgtggtgattaataaatacactCTCTCTCCgagctctgaaacagctgagccaatcaTAATGAAGCATGACAACATCAGCTCAGACAGGCAGATAGAGGGGGTTAGAGTTTGTACATTGACAgtagaaataaattatttaaaaatgtggtgAAGCCGTTTATATGATTGCATCAATCTACTGCTATTTCAACcacttcatcatcttcatcttcaatTCTACTCTAATTATTCATTTAGTAATTGATGTTACACAACAGTCTTTGCACCATAATTAATTTCAAGAATAAAATGTGAAACGTtacttttgctttaaaaaagtTGTAACGGAGGCTATGATTAACTAGAAGAGTGCATTCAGTAGATTTCAGATCTCTGCCAGGTGTGTCTGGGGGCATGTatagtctcagttttctttaagagGCATAGAATAGTGTAATGGTATTGTAACCAAGTGTCCTCCTGGGTTCGCCTAACTGTATAAACTTAATAAGGTAACAATAAACCGGATGATAAGTCCAAACTtctcaatttaaacattgttatttatttagaacattttgttgtaacacaccacacaaaataaaacccctCCCTACCTCCCTCTAAATATAATGATCAAACTCTCAGCAGATTGATGTGCCAAAAACAGACGTGGTTCAGGGACATCTATTGTGCCACAGTACCAGAGtatcaaaatatcaacttttgCTTTGCGCAACCTCCCACCTGTATCTGCAAACTGGGATATCGCTACTTGCACTGTTTGTTGTGCTGCCATGAAAATAGGGCCCTCAGTCTCTTGTCCACCAACAGACCAAAACAAGTTACATGTTCACCAATACTTAATTAGTTCATTTACTGTGTATAGTGTACCTGCAATGTAAGTAAGAGGCAACATAATTCAACTGCTGACCTGTCCTCTCGTCATTCTCCAGTCACCAGTTCTTCTCATCAGCCAAGACTGCTGAAATTCCCCTATTTCCTAATCAGCCCCCACCATACAGTATAGTATTTTAGCCAGCTAAATCTGCCAGATCATCAATGTCCACCAAGGTTTCTAGTCTCAGTCCAGTTCTGTCTGCCTACATCTGCCTGCATGACCGCTTGCCTGCTTTTGATCTTTCCGTTTGTCTGTTTGGACTGTCTTCATGCTGCCAACTGCAAGCTTGCCAATTAAATAAGACTGTCTCACTTTCTGCACCTGCCCATGTTCAGCTATTAGAATTAACACTGCTACAGCATGTACTTTAGTGGTTGGACATGAGTCCCAGTGAGCTGAAACAATTTTAACTGACGGAATTCAAATTCCTTTGCATCTATTGCCTAGATATTAATAGCatccctttcctttttttttgtttgaagtcAGTGGTACGTCTTGCCTCACAAAAGTCAAAGCATATGTTAATGAGTACATTTAtagtacatgcacacattttaaCTGTAGTGATAAAAGATGCTGATTCtcaatttatttacttttggagcatttgaaatgtttctgaacTTCAAAAATAGTCAGCTGTTGACTTTGTATTTCATTAGTTCGAATACAACAATGCACTGGCTCTGTGTATTGATGTCATGCACGTACGTACATAGATGATTagaaacaagtttttttttgtttaaatggcCAAAGAAGCTAGCTGGGGAATAGGGTTTCTAAAAAATGCATGTAATGCAACACTGCAAGTGCAGTGTTGGTCAGTCTGAGCTTATGGATGTAACTGGGAAAAATATAACATGTCTATGAGATTATCTTGTATGTGAATGAAATCTGCTGAGGAATATTAAACTCACCAGCATTAAAAAGTCATCAATCCACTTCCAGATGTTGTCCCGCTCCAGAGTGCCAACCCAGGGTTCTTGGAATGTATGGTTAAAAGCAGTCTGGGCAATGTTTGTAGAACTGGGGTTGAGCAGAAGGAAGGGGATACACAACCACTGCAAACAGATAATCAGATCATCAGACTGAAGGCCTTAGTACAAGAAGTCGGTTTGTCAGAtggtaaaatataaacatcacCTCATGTTAAATCTATTGTATTTCCACATCAAACTCAAAATTGCTGTTTGTCATAGGTTGTGGTCCAGAACAGtcctgttttttgtgttttttcccctttccaATGAAAAGTTCAAAAGGGGTGAATTTAAAAGATTTGCTCTCTCTTGAGAAGTTTTCTGAGGACCATGTTCCCCCGAGGTGATGTGCAGTTTACCTGCCAACTGCTGACATGATTAACTGGGTTGTGGtgactttttaaagattttttggGATTTTGCTGTCAACAGTCAACAgtagaaacagacaggtaacatgGAAAGAAATCAAGAGGGACTAACATGCATCACAGGCTCCCTGTTGGAATCGAACCAGGTACGTTGCAACTACATGATATGTGCCTTAGACCACCAGGTCACAAGGATGTCCTAGGACTGCAGTAATTGTTTTGGTTGCTTCGAATGTGTGCTTTCAGTAATATTACTAATATATCAAACTCCTGACATCATCAAGTTTATCTCGATGCCATTCAGCAGCTTCAGTATCAGCTTGTGAAATTTTACCAGTCCTtgactgttttttctcttcagaACTGAGAGAATCAACACTGCTTGAGAACCACATTTTGTTTTGGAAAATTTGGACTTTGTGTCCAAACCACTGTTGTGACCTTCACACCTCACAACAGTCACTGAACTACAACAAATGAAGAAACAAGCTTATTTATTAGTGACTGTACTCTCTCTAACCCTGTGAGCAAAAACTGCTCCTAGTACTTAAGAAACAACATACCTCAAAAACAGCGTTTGAGACATTATGAGATTTGATCCCATTACTTGAAATTAAAAATTCTCATGCCCTTTCTGTAGAACTACTATTAAGATATAATACATGCTGGGTGGTGGAGCTTTACACTAGATGTCAATGTACACATCTACAGATATGGTATGTCTTTATAATAAGCACATGTTGCAGTAGAAGGTATAGTCATTTACCAGACTGAGGAATACTAGAGAGAGCTGGATGACGTCAGTGTAGGCCACTGAATAAAGGCCTCCTAACAAAGTGTAGATGATAGCCACAGCTGACGAGATCCAAGCAGAATAGGAGTAAGGCAAGTCCAGTATCACACTCATCGTTGCTCCTGTTAGACAAACCAACAAACTCATTTAAATGCTTTAATTGAATCTGCTGAaggaaattgtgtttttatttggtaAGCATGTATGTTTACCCAAGCCAAGCAGAGTGCAGGACACCCACAGCACATCCACCAGCAGAGCAGGCAGTACCAGAGCACCACTCAGTACTTTGCCATACTTAACCTGGAATGGGTCCATCATGGTGATATATTTCTTGTCCCTCATTGGCTTAGCGAAAAAAAGACCACCTTGTGCAGTGGATGAGAAATTAACAAATATGTTATGCAAA is part of the Thunnus albacares chromosome 3, fThuAlb1.1, whole genome shotgun sequence genome and harbors:
- the LOC122979182 gene encoding high affinity choline transporter 1-like isoform X3; translation: MTATWVGGGFILGVAEAVSSPKMGLIWALMPIQYSVSFIIGGLFFAKPMRDKKYITMMDPFQVKYGKVLSGALVLPALLVDVLWVSCTLLGLGATMSVILDLPYSYSAWISSAVAIIYTLLGGLYSVAYTDVIQLSLVFLSLWLCIPFLLLNPSSTNIAQTAFNHTFQEPWVGTLERDNIWKWIDDFLMLGLGSVSFQTFHQRTLSASSSVTAQLTCFAAAIVIAILGIPPVLVGAVAASTDWNLTLYGSPAPYMRGEQSLVLPLTLQYLTPSYISIIGIGAVAAAVMSSIDSALLSATSVFSSNIYKNILRKQASDYEMQWVIRVTVVVVGLVGTSITFYTNSTLVLWILGADVSYTLIFPHLVSLLFFKVTNGYGATVGYITGLTVRILLGENAVGLPVVLHLPGCTLEDGIYIQKSPVRTVSMFCTLVTILVFSFLALFMFNHGLLPERWDLFKVKRNVTVSPVDVTQNLNEEAESETECDENRHGVALQPMLQNGL
- the LOC122979182 gene encoding high-affinity choline transporter 1-like isoform X1 translates to MALNIPGVVAVVLFYTLILATGVFAARKSRKAERKSHGNRTEVVLLGDRNISLVVGIFTMTATWVGGGFILGVAEAVSSPKMGLIWALMPIQYSVSFIIGGLFFAKPMRDKKYITMMDPFQVKYGKVLSGALVLPALLVDVLWVSCTLLGLGATMSVILDLPYSYSAWISSAVAIIYTLLGGLYSVAYTDVIQLSLVFLSLWLCIPFLLLNPSSTNIAQTAFNHTFQEPWVGTLERDNIWKWIDDFLMLGLGSVSFQTFHQRTLSASSSVTAQLTCFAAAIVIAILGIPPVLVGAVAASTDWNLTLYGSPAPYMRGEQSLVLPLTLQYLTPSYISIIGIGAVAAAVMSSIDSALLSATSVFSSNIYKNILRKQASDYEMQWVIRVTVVVVGLVGTSITFYTNSTLVLWILGADVSYTLIFPHLVSLLFFKVTNGYGATVGYITGLTVRILLGENAVGLPVVLHLPGCTLEDGIYIQKSPVRTVSMFCTLVTILVFSFLALFMFNHGLLPERWDLFKVKRNVTVSPVDVTQNLNEEAESETECDENRHGVALQPMLQNGL
- the LOC122979182 gene encoding high-affinity choline transporter 1-like isoform X2 gives rise to the protein MALNIPGVVAVVLFYTLILATGVFAARKSRKAERKSHGNRTEVVLLGDRNISLVVGIFTMTGGLFFAKPMRDKKYITMMDPFQVKYGKVLSGALVLPALLVDVLWVSCTLLGLGATMSVILDLPYSYSAWISSAVAIIYTLLGGLYSVAYTDVIQLSLVFLSLWLCIPFLLLNPSSTNIAQTAFNHTFQEPWVGTLERDNIWKWIDDFLMLGLGSVSFQTFHQRTLSASSSVTAQLTCFAAAIVIAILGIPPVLVGAVAASTDWNLTLYGSPAPYMRGEQSLVLPLTLQYLTPSYISIIGIGAVAAAVMSSIDSALLSATSVFSSNIYKNILRKQASDYEMQWVIRVTVVVVGLVGTSITFYTNSTLVLWILGADVSYTLIFPHLVSLLFFKVTNGYGATVGYITGLTVRILLGENAVGLPVVLHLPGCTLEDGIYIQKSPVRTVSMFCTLVTILVFSFLALFMFNHGLLPERWDLFKVKRNVTVSPVDVTQNLNEEAESETECDENRHGVALQPMLQNGL